Proteins co-encoded in one Pogona vitticeps strain Pit_001003342236 chromosome 9, PviZW2.1, whole genome shotgun sequence genomic window:
- the LOC110089675 gene encoding interleukin-20 receptor subunit beta, whose protein sequence is MYSEMAICFPSFILFPLMSLRVSGALLPPPQNITILSTNMKHLLLWNPVTVPGEDVKYSVEFQGEYERDYANDSWISIGECTNIYITQCDITEDISATVPYNLRVRAALGTQASHWATLNDLFNRITTSLTPPTLTVTADGYHLLVELEHLGPAFEFWIFYWRKGREHQVHRKVVRESGTAVHLETMEAEAEYCVKAQTYVEAINRSSNFSDVQCVKARDGKPLWMTFAPLFLVIFLVSVLGLSWVTWKICLICRYSCCPNEGMPDTLKLTGSTARMLHYGAEETEKCNESVQVLAPKEVFLLCDS, encoded by the exons ATGTACAGTGAAATGgccatttgtttcccttcttttatcCTCTTTCCTTTGATGTCCCTTCGTGTCTCAG GGGCATTACTACCACCCCCTCAGAACATCACAATTCTGTCCACCAATATGAAGCATTTACTGCTTTGGAACCCTGTGACCGTACCTGGAGAAGATGTAAAATATTCTGTCGAATTTCAAGG ggaataTGAGAGAGATTATGCCAACGACAGTTGGATTTCCATTGGAGAGTGCACAAATATCTATATTACTCAATGTGACATCACAGAAGACATTTCCGCCACCGTGCCATACAATCTTCGTGTGAGAGCTGCTCTGGGGACACAGGCCTCTCACTGGGCCACTCTCAATGACCTCTTCAACCGCATCACAA CATCCCTCACCCCACCTACGTTAACTGTCACAGCAGATGGATATCATTTGCTAGTGGAGCTAGAACATCTTGGCCCTGCCTTTGAATTCTGGATATTTTACTGGAGAAAGGGACGAGAACACCAG GTGCACCGCAAAGTGGTGAGAGAGAGTGGTACTGCTGTACATCTGGAGACCATGGAGGCTGAAGCTGAATACTGTGTTAAGGCCCAGACATATGTTGAGGCCATCAACCGAAGCAGCAATTTCAGCGATGTGCAGTGTGTGAAGGCCAGAG ATGGAAAACCCTTATGGATGACATTTGCCCCACTCTTCTTAGTCATCTTTCTTGTATCTGTTTTGGGCCTTTCTTGGGTCACCTGGAAAATCTGTCTGATCTGCCGGTATTCCTGCTGCCCAAATGAAGGCATGCCAGACACTTTG AAACTAACAGGATCGACTGCCAGGATGCTACATTACGGGGCAGAGGAGACAGAGAAGTGTAATGAGTCTGTGCAAGTGCTGGCCCCTAAAGAAGTTTTTCTCCTTTGTGACTCATGA